The genomic DNA ACAGGTCCATACTTCTTTGAGAGTGTCCATAGAGATTGATGTGGTAATTCTCCGAGCTGGTGTAAGTTTCCAATGATCGGTAAGCCTGGTGGACACGGTGGTTGCTGCCGCCATGGCCGCTTAGTGTGTTTGACGGCGACAACAACAAGGATagagatgaggaagagaagtGATAGATACCAAAGCAGAGTCATATTTTTTTACACGTTTCACGtttgagagtgatgatgatgaaagcaaagcttttgttctttttatatacaaaacattTGTGTCACCGCGTGTAAAGAGATGAAATTTCTTTATTGTTTATATTGATATAATGATATGTGTAACGCACAGCCAaaaatctaaactcttttgtgctaaattactaaaaatcagtgttcaagaaagcgctaggcgttAACTAGGCGGTAAtgcaacgcctagcgcctagaacgcctaaTCGAAATTTAGAcggttttaggcggtttaggcgtttacattataaactattatatatctgatattatatacaaaatatatataaaaataataaaaatattaaatcaaaaacagaaaaataaataaaaatattattttaattcattttaaataacatattaaacatttataattatgtttatagaagtaaactttaaatattttaaatttgtgcaattaaaattttaaaaatacactaaaatgatgatactaCAATTTTAGGCGGTCAAAGCGGTCGTCTAGGCGGTGCtatagcgcctagcgcctagacggggCGGAGGCGGACGCCTAGAACGCTTTTTCGAACACTGCTAAAAATAGCTCCACCTTACAACAACATACACCGGTTAACACTAACCGAACAATGGCTATAAATCACAATAACCAAATCTCTCCTTAACCAAAAATCTCTGCTTCTAATATTGTTCTTATACTAAAACCTTCATAAAAGCAGAGTAACATGTGCCATCAATGAGACACTAAATCCCAGAAATAGGAAGCATTTTTTAGAGAATTTACAGTAAACTTTGATCCAATCTAATCCAATCCAATCTCGAGATATGTGGAAGTGTTTTGTTGCGGTTTCAAGAATAGTATGGTTCGGTTTCAAGAATTTGTTGTATCTCTCTCAGACAACTGTGCTGGTGTAGTTTGGGAAGAGTCTGACCAGTTTGTAAAGAGCATCTGAGTGAAACTTCCTTGCGAATAGATAACATGGACGTCTAATTCCGTTCCATGTACAAGGCCAATGCAGCTCTTCTCCGCgctaagaaaattaaaaaaaaaaacgcagaagataaatcaagaaaaagcATTTCACATATTCGCAGTGTTTTTGAATGCAGTAAACGTGTAAATGTACCTTGCCAACGCTAGTTACATGTACACTCATGTCGTCGGACtgcaagaaacagagcaatatcAGAATAataaacacagaaaaaaatgaaagagaggaAACCAGATGATGATCCCATTTACGCATTAACTCTGTGATAGCATAAGATGTTTTAGTTGATGTGTTGTAACATTACCGTGAGATTTTTCAAGAGCTTGAGTGAGACATCACGGGCTCTGTATGTCTTTGGATGCCATCTACGCTCAGACCAATCAACATATGTGACTGACCAGTTCGAGATTCCTCCAGGATCAAGCATCTTTAAAGAACAAAGATTTCGTTAATGGACAAGAATCACagtgaaaacaaattataagagAGAAAGTTGTTGTAATCTCCTTACGTGGAAGAATGTTGGCAGGTAATGTTCATCTGCAATGCAGTTCTTGTTTGCTTCTACCCCGGGCTGAGGATTTTCAAATCAGAATCAGAGTAATAAGAATCAAAACTGAAGCTTTtctcaagttttaaaaaatctgaggACTCTTGATATTATTAACAAAAGAGATCAGCTTGTGGTGTCTATATGAACATTTTCTTATTACAGAACTCAATCATTAATGGTCGGCTGTAAcatgaaaatgaaaactttgGTACAAAGGAATACTGAACTTACTCTGCAATACTCCCGGAATTTTGAGTAGTAGAGACCATCAGCCATCACTATTACAGCGTGTTGACGCTTCATTGTGAACCACTGTACCAAAAGTAAAAAATGGGAATTAACATTACCATTACCAAACAGACTTAGAGAAGCAATTTAAGAACAATCCACAACTCAGGGATTAAGTTTAACAGTATTTTACCTGTGCACCCTTTCTGAAATCTTGCCTTGGGATTTCAGGTAACATATGATCCATGTGTCTGCCTGTCCCGTGAGGACCAAGATCCTCAAAACttaagacagagagagaaacaaGCATTGGTGAATATCAATGGAGAAATCAAATCTAGCAATAGAAAGATACTTACAGTTTCTAAGAGTCATTTATTTACCTATCAATGAAGCTGACATTAGCGTGCATCAAATACCGATAGGTGTAGTCAAATGTATGCAACGGTATACAACTGCAATAAGAGATACAGCGAGTAAAGAGAATGTAGCCGGAACTATGTTATGATTTCGTGCAAATACAATAAAGTTTATGAAAATCACCTTtctgaaagaagaacaaagtgTTGGTTGTCAGGATCTTCAAGAGCATTTGCTAGAAGCCGTCTCTCAGCATCAACCATAGAAATCCTTCCCCAAGTGACATGATCACTATGAATTTCACGGTCTGAAAAATGACGGCTAATGTGAACTGGTCTTAACCTTGATGGGTGAATGTAAATAGAGAATCTTCCTTCTTGACCCTTCACAACAATCACAAACCATCAAATACCACACAGACACagcaatcaaaatcaaatcaagaaagTCTCAGATCATCTTTAAAACCTCGAAAAACTTATCCCAGAGCTTCTCAAACGGCAAAGTACCAGGAGTCAAGAACATAAAAGCAATCTTCGATTTAGGGGTGAGAGCAGGAGGTGTTCTCAGTATGTCTTTAATGACAACTCGAGCTGCAACTTCTTCGTCAGTAAATTTCCTCACATGAACAGGAAGCCATCCAGAGAGTGCAGCTTCACAGCCTCTACTAGATAAACCCACACAGGCAGCAGAGGTCTTAGTGTTCTGTTGTGGATACATGTAAGTGATGACCAAGAGCACACTTGCGATGCATACtaataaaacaatcaacaatggCTTCTTTAGAGAAGAACGGTGTCGCGGAGACAAATGCAGGTTCTGTGTTTCTCCCAttgcagaacaaaaaaaaaacttgaatcttTAACTTCTTTACATTGAACAGAACCTGAAAATTTTCACGATTGagaaaaattgaatctttttggCACTTACTAATCTTTAAAGCAACACTCTTTAGAGGAACATGGGATTTTTTAAATTGCAAGTCCCACACGTTtggttaaacaaaaattaataggaaaattgagagaaaaaagaaacccTAACATAAAGGAGAGAAGGATTCACGTTGTTATTGTGATTGAGAAAGATCCTCACCCGCACGTAGGTACGATGCTAATTAAGAAAGTGTAGTGAATTTTACTTCACTtcataaacaatccaaaaaagCTACACAGAGAAAAATTAAATCTATCAGATTCGATTTTTAATTACAGAGGAGTGGACCAAAGGCATTTAAatcagtggaagaagaagaagaagactgaagaGAATGAGAAGTTATTAAAAGAGTAGTAGTACCTGAGACTTTCGAGCTGACTGGTATTAAAAATGGGGAATCTTTGAGTGAGCCCAGATCTCAAAAATAAAAGCTTTGATGATCTTTCTAAAACCTTAAAAGATCTTTAGGGttattacaagaaaaatcaaagagatgAATTGAGGAGAAAGATAACGAGagagtgtttttgtgtttggtaaTAAATGTTAGTATATTAAGCTGTCTCCAATGAAGAAGAACATACACAAGTGTTCAGATCCTcgatttgttttctctctcttcgcTTTGAAATAAAGTAATCGATTCAGATTCAGACTCAGACACAAGTGTTTTAGacttttcctttaatttttttttttgttgttgttaatttggaaaaaactaaaattgtttaattatcttcttctggtatataaacaaacaaacaaacacctcCACACCAGTCGATTTTTTCCAATGATGGTGGAATCAAAAAGACACACACTGAGATAGTATAGAATAGAGATAGACAAAGTATTACGCGATACGCattattttacacaaacaaaaacaaactattacgtattcttttgctttttttactACACactttgagatttttttggtatggttttggaatttttttttttttttttgggacaaattATGGTTTTGGATTTTAGTTACCAATTATTTGTAAGAATGAGCTACAAAAAGTTTAGGCCCAAttacacttgtttttttttgctaaggcCCGTATATTGTAATCGGATCTTCCCAACCCGGTAAGGAAAAATTGGAGCACCTAACCAAACCGGAAACTCTGAAGAACATCACTGATGATGTAATTGGTTAACCGGTCCGAATACAAACCATCAAGCGGATTTTGcgattaattgtttttatttttttttttgggctctaaaccctaaaaaaaaggttcaacGCCGTTCGTTTCTTTCATCCACCTCCAGAACCAGAGAGCGTTGTTCTAGAACAGACGCTTAATAATGGCAAATCGACCTGAGTTGCTAGCTCCGCCGGAGATATTTTACGATGAAACGGAAGCTCGGAAGTATACTTCTTCTTCCCGTATCGTCGATATTCAGGTTTTGCAAAATCTcttatctctctgtttctcctgCAATTTAGcacttgttctctttttttctttttcatttataatctctctgcttaaaaaaaaacatttgtatggTTTATAGGCTAAGTTGTCAGAGAGAGCTTTGGAGCTTCTTGCTTTGCCCGAAGATGGAGTTCCTAGATTCTTACTCGACATTGGTATAAAAAAATGGAtcctttttttattctattataATCTCCTCTATTGGTATCAACAGAATCTGTGTATCAGTGCACATATTAAACATGTATAGTTGACATTTTGTAACTAAAATTTGATTTGCTGGTTTATGGATAATCAACAAATGTGGTCATCATTCTAAAAAATTTAGGCTTTTAGATCATTGATTATGTTAGTGTCTCGTTGTTTAGCTTTGTTctcaagaacagagaagaacTAATCTCTCTATTTTGGTTTCAGGGTGTGGATCTGGCCTAAGTGGGGAAACAATTTCTGAATACGGGCATCATTGGCTTGGTCTTGACATTTCAGCTTCTATGCTTAGTAAGTCTATTCTTTGTAAACTGTTTCTTGTCATTCCCCTTCTCTTGTGATCTAAGTCCTGTGGTAACAATGTAGATGTCGCTGTGGAAAGGGAAGTTGAGGGTGATCTTTTACTTGGTGACATGGgtcaggtatatatatatattagcttcACTTTTAGTTTTATCATCTTCTCTTAGATTTTTCTGTGGGCtagttgatttttcttttgtacgtTGACATATTAGTGATTACTTATTCACATGTATTACTGTCTCAGGGATTAGGTCTTCGTCCAGGAGTTATCGATGGAGCCATCAGTATATCAGCTGTTCAGGTTTTACTTCTCATATTACCTTATCATCGTTGATTTATTGGAATCTATACTTCTTTCCACTAGTTGTATTCTTTGTATTTTACTCTAGATTTAACCATAGTTGTTTGTTATTGGGTTTGATCCTATCATATGCTTTTTTGATTTCAGTGGTTATGCAATGCGGATAAGACATCCCATGAACCTCGTTTGAGGCTAAAGTAGGTGTATATCATATAAGTTTTACTGAACTGAGTAAAGAAAGTGTGTTGCAAAACTGATCTTTTAAcctctgaaatttttttttaagggcTTTCTTTGGGTCACTATACCGCTGCTTGTCAAGAGGAGCACGAGCCGTTTTTCAAGTGTACCCTGAGAATATCAAGCAGCGTGAATTGATTCTTCGCCAGGCCTTACAAGCTGGATTTGGAGGTGGACTTGTTGTTGACTATCCACACAGGTATGTGTTGTTGCCAATTCCATTGATAACATTCTTTtacaatcaagaaaataaagttgGTCTTGTAGTCTTATGAGCTGCtcaaaaaaactgttttttttttttgtgtttgatttcaCACATTTATATCGAACACATGCAATGTTTTCTCTTATGCAGtactaagaaaagaaaagagttctTGGTCCTCACATGTGGTTCTGTTCAGACAAGTATTCAAACCGGTAAAAATGAGTGTGATGAGGGTTGCTCTGAAGATGATTTTAGCGAAGACGAAGAGAGTGGAATGGTAAAAACTATGGCTCTCTATCACGGAATCTCATTACTGTCTTGTGATTTGCCACTACTATATCGAAATCTCATTTACCATTCTCggggttttgttttatttgttgggaAAAAGGTGTCTATGTCAGATCGGAATAGGCCAAGGAAAAGGCAGAAGCCAAACAAGAAAGGGAAAACTAGGGAATGGATATTAAGGAAGAAAGAGCAAAGTAGAAGAAAAGGAAACGATGTTCCTGCTGACTCCAAGTACACCGGACGAAAACGCAAATCGTgtttctagtttttgttttatgatactTGAAACGCTCTATACAAAGTTTTGTCACTAAAAGTACTTGATCATCCTctctgttttcaattttaattgtgtGTGCTCAACTTTTTTGTTGCTATGATCGAATGCAGATTATTTAAAAAGAAGTGTTTTATATGGGTATTAGCAACAAAATCACGTACACTagattttggcaaaaaaaagttccaaaatAACACACCAGTGTCCAACAAATGGGGTAAACCTAAACCAATGGACCCGAAGCCAAACAGTGAAATGGGTGAATGAGATCATATAAGCAATCACCATTTACCAGATTGAACAACAATGAAAAGAGATTTACTTATGAAACGAACATGATTGCATAATAAAAAGGAGATGAAACcagaaacaaacatatatttctGACATTACATTATAGTCTTAGCGCTGGAAGTTCAATCTAAGatttgaaaacagagaaaaaaccaaaaatcgaGATAGAGAAGTTCAAAAAGCTAAAcgagttttgttgttgtctcttaACCAAAGAGATCAAATCCAAAGTCACCCTCTTCCTCCTCagactcttccttcttcttctcttcctcctttgcaGCTGCGGCAGACTCACCTCCACCGCCACCTCCTGCTGCTGCACCTCCTCCGGCAGCAaatcctccaccaccaccaccaccgatgATCACCTACTCAGATATAAAACATGTTCTTATCAACACAAAAGGATCCAAAACGCATTTCAGAATCAAAATTTGTACTAAGCATTTTCAACAATGCAGTAATCATAACAAGTAGATACTAAAATCAAAGCCAAAATCAGAAAGTAATGGATCTAAGTATACCGATTCTATCACAAAGTCCGATCAAATGGTCAGAAACAAATTACGATTGAATTAGATTTAGTGATCTTAATCTCGAAATGAGAGCCTAAACCAAAACATATAGCTATATACATTCTCGTTCATATCTTCGACTAAATCTAAGAATCGATCCAGCAATCGAACATATATAGGAGGGGGAAGAGGGGGAAGAGGAGATGATTGATGAACCTGGAAGACGGCGGAGGTAGGGGagacaagagagaaagaagactGAACGCCGCCAGATGAATCGGCGGAGAGAGCAGCCTGAACAAGTTTGCGCTGTAGAGAGTAAGTGCAAGAAGCGGAGCCTTCAAGCTCTCCTTCGTGTTGCTTTGCGGTCCATTCTCCGCCTTTGCTTTTGCAAACGAAAGTGAAAACTCCCATCTCTGTCTCTTTCTTCAAACGGCGGCGAGATTTCTCAACTGTGAAATGGTTTTAGTCTCACGGCCCCCCCAAAAAAATGCGTAGttatgtttatatatgattttatttcacGACGCAGTGTGAGATGAAAACCTAAGAACCCTAGAATACTGACCAGGCTTTAGTAAATGGGCCCTATACAAAGCCCATtaaaaactcttctttttttctttttcttttttaaatttgggTTGTGTTATAGacttatcctactatattaattgggaagtacaaatataaaactaaccttaaaatggataaaaaattacattcaattgccattagaaaattttaattaagcttaactaattaatttaaataaatataattaattaaaaaaataaaaaacacttacagatcaaatagaaaaaaatctagaaaaaaaatattttctctctctaataaattatggacgaaattactaaataattttttttttaaaatataaaccaatcagaattttaaaaactaagtttttatatccaaatatacaatataattatttttaataactaaatttcgaaaattttgttaagatttcaaattatgattctcctatcatctttattttattttatatacaaattgtttggaattttcatataatagttatgattaataaagtgcagaattttttctgcatatgttgtgatttgaattttttaaaacgaagatatattaatcaatctatgaaaaatatatgttttaatttctatattggcaggttggtaaaactaaatttatatagatgataaattaataatttttattttctcacaattataatattaaaattactactttatatttcacaaaataatgatgcaaatacaacaaacaaacaatataaaactgtaatatacgtcaaaaataaaatactataatattccaaaatacttagtattcaaatagactaatagatttacagaaaaattaaaaataaatattatctcaaacaaaataacttttttaaaaatatataacaataacttttattgtatattataaatttttttaaaaatgttgacccgtgcttaaagcacggggtATCTTCTAGTAGTATAGTAGCTCAGCTGTAACTCAAAAACATGCATGCCTCAACTTTGAAAAATGATAAAGAGTACTACATTCTCAATTTCTCATAGAGCAAAGTAcaaaggagatgaagaagctcgTTTTGCAATTGCATCATCACTAAAGTTTGCTTGTCTCTCATTGAagctaaaaaaaaggtttcttcttctctcatggAACAAAATATCTTCAAACTCAAAATTGTATGAACATGTTATATTGACTATAAGAGGGTTGTAGCTTTTGCGTCAAAGTATGATTGGAATCGAGAAGGATATGCCTTGGCTCCAAACCATATAAATATTTCGTATTTCATCTCTTAGAACCAAACATATCCCACAGATTTCATTTCACAGTTGGTTGGAACTGTCAACTGTATATGATTTTCAAAGCTTCTCTCTGCATTTATATCAAGGAAATTGAGTTACACAAGCTTTTCATGAGAGCTATATGCCTTacatttgaatttatttacTTAACAGAGTCCCTCATAGCTTTCTCTATTGTATGATGAACTTCAACTTGTGTAATTGTCAAGCAGAGGTCATTTCTTGTATTGTGGGGTTGTTTTTAGTGTTTCTGTTTAACATGAGTTGAGACAaattaaacttttctttttgttatatgcagttagacatatatattttttttttgacaatcacaGTTAGACATATATTCGAGTATTATTAGCTTTATGTGAAGCGgagtaaatatttaatttaatcataggattaaaatcaacaaaacttcCTCAAAAATGGAGGGGAATCAACAGTTATGTGGTAGATTTGCTCTTATGCAGAGCCTTATTAGTTATTACCTACCAACTTTTACAGTTTGGGTTTGAAACAGCAGAAGCAAAagcgaagagaagagaagaggtcAGAGCTTTATGCCAGAGTGAATGGCGACAACTCCACCAACAAGGTTCTCGTACTCCACCTTCTCAAATCCTGCGTCTGCGATCATCGAAGCAAATTTCTCCTGCACTCATTTCATACATCTGGTGATTACAAAACATGCCTAAAACTAAAAACGTCTTATAGACCAGACATTACCTGATCACACACGATGCTCATATAATCATGGCTATCATAACTTAACACTGATCTTTTTACTGGAATCTGACAGAACCTTTAGCTATAGTATTGATAATGGTAAGTTGTTACTAATGGTTTTGAAGAAGCCcacaaattaaaacttaaaagttatCTTCTAACACAACCTTTAACTAAAGATTTGAGCATGGCATGTTATTACTAATGTTCTTGAAGAAACCAACAAGTTAAAACATCATATGATGACTACACCATTTTTATACAAGTCTTCCACGCCGCGCAGAAAAATCACGAAAACACAGGAAAACTAAGCTCAAAACTGTGTAATTATACGATATTTTCAAGAAAGGTAACAAAAGGGTGAATGTTTGAACCTGAGGGGGAAACCGACGAATGCTCTCAACCAAGTACTGATAAGATTCCCTGTCCCCGGCGATTAGTTCCCCTATGTGTGGGATGACCTGGAAAGAATACAAATCGTATCTGCAACACAAGAAACAAAGTGAGAttatcaaagaaataaaaaagacttcAGTACTTACTTCCACAACATCGAAACTTACAGATTTTTGAAAATCGGAATGTCTACATGGCTAAGCTCAAGGCACAAGAATCTTCCACCCCGTTTTAGTACCCTAACAGTGTGAAGAGTTTTACAAGATTATACACAAACGCTGTAACAGGAAAATACACCTGAATCGAAGAGGGTGCAATTATTTGTAGTAGGTACCTATAAGCCTCAGCTAGAGCCTTTTCAATGTGTGTGACATTCCGTATTCCAAATGCAATAGTGTAACCATCCATTGAATTATCATCGAAACTCAAGGCTTCTGCATTTCCTTCAACCCATACGAGCGACTTGTTATCCCTTAGACCTGTTCAAGATAGCAAAGGAAGCCTGAgctcacatatatatagaaaaactataaaggaaaaaaaaagaggatacaAAATTTGATGCACAAAGAATTCTGATGTCTCACCTCTCTCAGCAGCTCGTTGTTTCCCAACGTTTAACATGTTAGGATTAATGTCACAAACGTATATCTGAGTCTCTTCAAGAGAAGCCTCATCAACTTTCTGCAATGCTCTTCGTTTGACACTGTATATAGCATCGTAGATCCTAAACGCAACATCACCTGCGTATTACAACCAATATCTATGACAAAAAGTTTCTATGATATATGGATTCGTGATCAGAGACAGTAAAAATTCTATGTTTAATTGTTTCGACTAACCTGTTCCACCGGCCACATCAAGATGCTTCATCCCTGCAAATGGACTCAGCTTCCCAACGAGTCTGAAATCACAACACCACAGAATGTGTTAATTTTGCACAAGAGCAATTCATAACACCTGTGATAAAAGTATCACAGAGTCTAACCTTTCCTTCCATAGCCTATGCAAGCCACCACTCATCACATCATTCATAATATCATAACTCGAAGCTACATTAGTGAAAACGTTACCAACCAATTtgcttttatcttcttccttaacTTCTTGAAAccctgaaaaatcaaaaaccgtCAAATTTAAACTCCCACTGTAAAGATCAAAGAGAGATCACAATATAGAATAACCAaatcaagagaaaaaaaggataGATCTTTAAAAGAGTAGTGATACCGAAACTTGTGGCATGAGAATGAAGCGAAGCAACAAAGGAACGGTGATTCAAAATCCTGCTCCCGAGCCTCCTGCTTACTGATCGAAGTGCCATAGCTCCTTATATAGAATTACAAATTACAGTCTTCTACTCCAAATTCTGTTCCTACAACCAAATCCCACAAAATTAAAACAGATAAGCTGTCGAACTGATTCTATGAATGCACCGAGTCACCGGAAAGAGAaccgaaaccctaatttgaaatttatcaaattaagCTCGAGCAAGAACGTTCTTAAACTCCAGAATGAAGGGAGATCTTTAACAAAGAAATAAGTATATGGGACTCACAAGCTCCGAGATCGAGAGTGGTGTATAAATTACACGTGTTGTTCTTGTAGGACACGTCGGTGCCGGGAACCGACcagagttttttgttttgacgGAGGAAGAAAGAAGGAACGGTGAGTTTTGTTATTGGCTCTCGTCTCTCCACCTCTACAAAGGAACAGATTGG from Camelina sativa cultivar DH55 chromosome 2, Cs, whole genome shotgun sequence includes the following:
- the LOC104734110 gene encoding probable 18S rRNA (guanine-N(7))-methyltransferase, which produces MANRPELLAPPEIFYDETEARKYTSSSRIVDIQAKLSERALELLALPEDGVPRFLLDIGCGSGLSGETISEYGHHWLGLDISASMLNVAVEREVEGDLLLGDMGQGLGLRPGVIDGAISISAVQWLCNADKTSHEPRLRLKAFFGSLYRCLSRGARAVFQVYPENIKQRELILRQALQAGFGGGLVVDYPHSTKKRKEFLVLTCGSVQTSIQTGKNECDEGCSEDDFSEDEESGMVSMSDRNRPRKRQKPNKKGKTREWILRKKEQSRRKGNDVPADSKYTGRKRKSCF
- the LOC104734109 gene encoding uncharacterized protein LOC104734109 → MGETQNLHLSPRHRSSLKKPLLIVLLVCIASVLLVITYMYPQQNTKTSAACVGLSSRGCEAALSGWLPVHVRKFTDEEVAARVVIKDILRTPPALTPKSKIAFMFLTPGTLPFEKLWDKFFEGQEGRFSIYIHPSRLRPVHISRHFSDREIHSDHVTWGRISMVDAERRLLANALEDPDNQHFVLLSESCIPLHTFDYTYRYLMHANVSFIDSFEDLGPHGTGRHMDHMLPEIPRQDFRKGAQWFTMKRQHAVIVMADGLYYSKFREYCRPGVEANKNCIADEHYLPTFFHMLDPGGISNWSVTYVDWSERRWHPKTYRARDVSLKLLKNLTSDDMSVHVTSVGKRGEELHWPCTWNGIRRPCYLFARKFHSDALYKLVRLFPNYTSTVV
- the LOC104734115 gene encoding 60S acidic ribosomal protein P3-2; the protein is MGVFTFVCKSKGGEWTAKQHEGELEGSASCTYSLQRKLVQAALSADSSGGVQSSFSLVSPTSAVFQVIIGGGGGGGFAAGGGAAAGGGGGGESAAAAKEEEKKKEESEEEEGDFGFDLFG
- the LOC104734125 gene encoding 2-methoxy-6-polyprenyl-1,4-benzoquinol methylase, mitochondrial, yielding MALRSVSRRLGSRILNHRSFVASLHSHATSFGFQEVKEEDKSKLVGNVFTNVASSYDIMNDVMSGGLHRLWKERLVGKLSPFAGMKHLDVAGGTGDVAFRIYDAIYSVKRRALQKVDEASLEETQIYVCDINPNMLNVGKQRAAERGLRDNKSLVWVEGNAEALSFDDNSMDGYTIAFGIRNVTHIEKALAEAYRVLKRGGRFLCLELSHVDIPIFKNLYDLYSFQVIPHIGELIAGDRESYQYLVESIRRFPPQEKFASMIADAGFEKVEYENLVGGVVAIHSGIKL